Proteins encoded together in one Microcaecilia unicolor chromosome 3, aMicUni1.1, whole genome shotgun sequence window:
- the NXPH4 gene encoding neurexophilin-4 encodes MRRFCWMSLIISQWVLHKVVCVEDHVTKTLGYLDLETTGIVKGGPYPYGTIKPNFFSPSRIFPDDHLRGKVDPYSLLNPWDWTKNHTATDKVNLRFKRKPSLKTGRSKKIFGWGDFYFNIKTLKFSLLVTGKIVDHINGTFSVYFRHNSSSLGNVSVSIVPPTKVVEFDVIQQSTIETKESKTFNCRVEYEKTNQSRKNRPCLYDPAKICFTEHTQSHAAWLCAKPFKVICIFISFYSIEYKLVQKVCPDYNFQNENPYFG; translated from the coding sequence GTAGTTTGTGTTGAGGATCATGTGACAAAGACACTAGGCTACTTGGATTTGGAGACTACGGGAATTGTCAAAGGTGGACCTTACCCTTATGGAACCATAAAGCCCAATttcttcagcccttccaggatattTCCAGATGACCACTTACGAGGAAAGGTTGACCCCTACAGTCTTCTAAACCCCTGGGACTGGACTAAGAACCACACAGCAACAGACAAAGTCAACCTACGTTTCAAGCGTAAGCCATCCTTGAAGACTGGCCGCAGCAAGAAGATCTTTGGCTGGGGGGATTTTTATTTCAACATCAAAACACTCAAGTTCAGCCTGCTCGTGACTGGTAAGATAGTAGACCACATCAATGGCACTTTCAGTGTCTATTTCCGCCACAACTCTTCCAGCCTGGGCAACGTTTCAGTCAGTATTGTACCACCGACCAAGGTGGTGGAATTTGATGTCATCCAGCAGTCCACCATTGAGACTAAGGAATCCAAGACCTTCAACTGCCGAGTGGAGTACGAGAAGACAAACCAGTCCCGCAAGAATAGGCCATGCCTCTATGATCCTGCCAAGATCTGTTTCACTGAGCATACACAAAGCCATGCAGCTTGGCTGTGCGCCAAGCCTTTCAAAGTCATCTGTATCTTCATTTCTTTCTACAGCATTGAGTACAAGCTGGTGCAGAAGGTCTGTCCAGATtataactttcaaaatgagaACCCCTACTTTGGATGA